The Hymenobacter sp. GOD-10R genome includes a window with the following:
- a CDS encoding aminotransferase class IV codes for MYVLLNGRLTAQQELTLALPNRGFYFNDGFFETLIWAEDAIRYGGHHVARMQCAAAVLGLELPETLRNLASLQGLFRSLLAANGLSQARVRLQIWRGGSGLYTPESNTAEFLVTAQPFVLHAAPVAQADFAETVRTHPSAWAFCKGPNALTYVLAGRERQRRGLDELLLLDPAGHVAEAGAAAIFWIRAGHLYTPALTTGCVAGVRRAHLLEVAQAHGIPCTEGLYQPSELLEAEAAFTANVAALRPLTWVAGVSLASASHALLQALQNWEAS; via the coding sequence ATGTACGTGCTCCTTAACGGCCGCCTAACAGCGCAGCAGGAACTTACCCTGGCTTTACCAAACCGCGGCTTCTACTTCAACGACGGCTTTTTTGAAACGCTGATCTGGGCGGAGGATGCGATTCGCTATGGGGGGCATCATGTAGCGCGCATGCAGTGCGCAGCCGCTGTGCTGGGCTTAGAACTACCCGAAACTTTGCGCAACCTAGCTTCGCTGCAAGGTCTGTTTCGGTCACTTTTAGCGGCAAACGGCCTTTCGCAAGCGCGCGTGCGGCTGCAAATATGGCGCGGTGGCAGCGGCCTTTACACACCTGAATCAAACACCGCAGAATTTCTGGTGACTGCGCAACCCTTCGTACTGCATGCAGCGCCTGTCGCCCAAGCCGATTTTGCCGAAACAGTACGCACGCATCCTTCAGCGTGGGCTTTCTGCAAGGGCCCTAACGCTCTGACGTACGTGCTAGCAGGTCGGGAGCGGCAGCGTCGCGGCCTTGATGAGCTGTTACTGCTAGATCCTGCGGGCCACGTTGCGGAGGCTGGAGCAGCAGCTATTTTTTGGATTCGAGCGGGGCACCTGTACACGCCAGCGCTGACTACGGGGTGCGTGGCTGGCGTGCGACGAGCGCATTTACTAGAGGTTGCACAAGCCCATGGCATTCCATGCACGGAAGGGCTGTACCAACCTAGCGAACTGCTAGAAGCGGAAGCGGCTTTTACTGCCAACGTGGCTGCCCTGCGCCCATTAACTTGGGTAGCAGGTGTTTCTCTCGCTTCGGCGTCTCACGCTTTATTGCAAGCTCTGCAAAACTGGGAAGCTAGCTAG
- the dprA gene encoding DNA-processing protein DprA, whose product MSISTLNDTLLYEVALTLFPGIGPQLTRQLMSYGGSAKNVLHLPPGKLRKIPGVGPTTVANLTGAERTLALRKAENALKKAEQDGVQLLFYTSKSYPSRLKQIPDAPALLYYQGTSDLNQAKTVALVGTRQATDYGREQTERIVKGLVPHQPLVISGLAYGIDITAHRAALQEGLSTIGVMATGLDIIYPHAHRKTAEKMREQGGLLTEFAFGTQPDRYNFPARNRIIAGLADGVVVVEANHKGGALITAEIALSYNKDLLAVPGNLSNPTSAGCNHLIKSNKAALYAEPKDLEELLNWDEALHQHGKFAPTPTYDAADFTGEEFAIITVLQTATNREEHLDNLAWKAQLPVHQVASFLLGLEFRNVVKSLPGKKYVLI is encoded by the coding sequence ATGTCTATTTCTACTCTCAACGATACCTTACTCTACGAAGTCGCACTTACTCTTTTCCCCGGCATTGGGCCGCAGCTCACGCGGCAGCTTATGAGTTACGGTGGCTCTGCCAAGAACGTGCTCCACCTGCCCCCGGGCAAGCTGCGCAAGATTCCGGGCGTAGGACCAACTACGGTTGCAAACCTAACCGGCGCTGAGCGCACCCTAGCTTTGCGTAAGGCAGAAAATGCACTTAAGAAGGCCGAGCAAGATGGCGTGCAGCTGCTCTTTTACACGAGCAAATCCTACCCTAGCCGCCTCAAGCAAATTCCGGACGCGCCGGCCTTGCTCTATTACCAAGGTACCAGCGACCTGAACCAAGCCAAAACGGTGGCGCTCGTCGGTACGCGCCAGGCAACGGACTACGGGCGCGAGCAAACCGAGCGCATCGTGAAAGGTTTGGTACCGCACCAGCCACTCGTTATCAGTGGGCTAGCCTATGGCATCGACATTACGGCGCACCGAGCAGCTTTACAGGAAGGACTGTCAACCATCGGCGTCATGGCTACAGGGCTTGACATTATATACCCTCACGCCCACCGCAAAACGGCTGAGAAGATGCGCGAGCAGGGCGGCCTGCTCACCGAGTTTGCCTTCGGCACCCAACCCGACCGCTACAACTTTCCGGCACGCAACCGCATTATTGCCGGGCTGGCGGATGGCGTGGTCGTGGTAGAGGCCAACCACAAAGGCGGCGCCCTAATTACGGCCGAAATTGCACTAAGCTATAACAAAGATTTGCTGGCCGTACCAGGCAACCTTAGCAACCCAACTTCGGCCGGCTGCAATCACCTCATTAAGAGCAACAAAGCTGCGCTCTACGCCGAGCCTAAAGACCTAGAAGAGTTGCTCAACTGGGATGAGGCCCTGCACCAACACGGTAAATTCGCCCCCACTCCTACCTACGACGCGGCTGATTTTACCGGTGAAGAGTTTGCCATCATCACCGTGCTGCAAACAGCCACTAACCGCGAAGAGCACCTTGATAACCTAGCTTGGAAAGCGCAACTGCCAGTCCATCAAGTAGCCTCCTTCCTACTCGGCCTAGAATTCAGGAACGTAGTGAAATCATTGCCGGGCAAAAAGTATGTGTTGATCTAG
- a CDS encoding DUF4241 domain-containing protein: MRSLYVLLLLASVLFISCSQDKNKFNLYESGVIAPIQPTIKCQPYQVTARPILFESSFFPNIQIQQDSITLHLDQRFLGNLPVSSGRIVATDPVALRDTPFTTIFPHGRFPVELAIAHFDNDARVAFARVVFSNEPVATWQMALVNGQELLPITGETYYGYSVDAGIALFMDAAHIHTFNQYLSSDQSASEKLFINSFKLDSDSPLPGLLYAANGDTLATFSTGWGDGSYATYIGLDAQNKPCRLLTDFQVIDWH; this comes from the coding sequence ATGCGCTCTTTGTATGTCTTGCTGCTTCTAGCAAGCGTCCTTTTTATTTCCTGCAGTCAGGACAAAAACAAATTTAACCTTTACGAAAGCGGTGTTATTGCACCAATTCAACCAACGATAAAGTGCCAACCCTATCAAGTTACAGCGCGGCCCATCCTATTTGAAAGTAGTTTCTTTCCGAACATACAAATACAGCAGGATAGCATAACGCTACACTTAGATCAACGTTTTCTCGGCAACTTACCTGTCTCTTCTGGTCGGATCGTTGCTACTGATCCAGTGGCACTACGAGATACCCCCTTTACGACAATATTCCCTCACGGGCGTTTTCCTGTCGAGTTAGCAATAGCACATTTTGATAATGATGCACGAGTAGCATTTGCTAGAGTTGTGTTCTCAAACGAACCTGTGGCTACATGGCAAATGGCCTTGGTCAATGGGCAAGAACTGCTACCTATTACTGGTGAGACATACTATGGCTATTCGGTAGATGCAGGAATAGCGCTTTTCATGGATGCGGCTCACATTCATACGTTTAATCAGTATTTATCGTCAGATCAGTCAGCTTCTGAAAAGCTGTTTATCAACAGCTTTAAGCTAGATAGTGACTCGCCTTTACCAGGACTATTGTATGCCGCAAATGGCGATACGCTAGCTACGTTTTCAACTGGCTGGGGTGATGGTTCCTATGCTACTTACATTGGCTTGGATGCACAAAATAAACCATGCCGTTTGCTTACTGATTTTCAGGTTATTGATTGGCATTAA